The DNA segment TGCCACTTACTACCTCTAAATATTATATAAAATGGTTTGCCATTTAATCATATAAATTTTAAAAATACTGTCATGGGTGTGTTTATTTTTCATGAATATGCACAAAAAATATTATTACTCATTTGAATTTTTTGGGGTGTCATTAATTTTATAATCTTTCATCAGGGCGACGAAATACACAAGCGCTATTTAAAACGCCTTAAAAATATTTAACGATGTATAGTAAAATGGAATAGAGAGTTTTTGAATTGGATTTATCGTGTGCAGAGAGAAATACGAGAACCTCCCCGCGAGGGGAGGTTTAAGAATTATTAACCTTCTTCTCGCTGAGTCTGTTTTCTGGCAAAGTTAACGCGGATGGTTCGTCCGTGTAATTCTTTTCCATTCATATTGAGGGCTTCTTTTGCTTGTTCTGGGTCAATAAAGGTTACAAAGCCAAACCCTTTAGAACGTCCAGATTCGCGATCTTTAATGATTTTTGCTTCTGTAATTTCACCGTAGGCAGAAAATGCAGTGATAAGGTCTTTGGTGTCGAGTCCGTAAGCAAGATTGCTTACAAAGATAGTTGTTTGAGACATAAGGGCTCCTGATACATAATAAAAAAAACTTTCATGGCAGTTAATCTAAAAGCAGCTAACAAACTGATTAAAAGAGCAATAA comes from the Gammaproteobacteria bacterium genome and includes:
- a CDS encoding RNA-binding protein, coding for MSQTTIFVSNLAYGLDTKDLITAFSAYGEITEAKIIKDRESGRSKGFGFVTFIDPEQAKEALNMNGKELHGRTIRVNFARKQTQREEG